The DNA region CATTTTTTCTCTTTCACTCCATGCAAGCCGTTCACCTACCCTCGTTCCCCGCGAAACAATTCCATGGGAAGACTAAATTAGGACCACACGGTGATTTTATTTTCCAAATGGATCATATCGTTGGCGAACTCATGAAGACCTTAGAGGAACTTAATGCTCTAGAGAACACAATAATTATTTTTTGCAGCGATAACGGCGTAGAAGTTCCCACTGCTTTAAATATGATAAAAACCTATAATCACGATGGCTCTTATCCTTGGCGTGGGCTTAAAAGAGATCAATGGGAAGGTGGTCACAGAACTCCGCTCATTATTTCATGGCCAAATAAAATAAAACCTTCTGTCAGCAATGAGCTTGTCTCGCTATGTGATATCATGGCAAGCTCTGCCGCTCTCGTGGATTATAAACTCCTGCAAAACAGTGCCGAAGATAGTTACAATATCTTACCAGTCCTGCTCAATGAAAAAACTAATATCCGCCCATACTTACTAACTCAAACCATTTCTTTAAACCTAGCTATTCGCAAAGGACCTTGGAAATACCTCGATCACCCGAGTTCAGGAGGGAATAACTACAACGGCAAAAGGCTCAAACACCTTCTTCCAGAAAAATTCGATTCCAAAGCTCCCGTACAGCTCTATAACCTAGAGAAAGACCCGCAAGAACTGGAAAACCTCTACCTAAAACACCCCGAAGTCGTCAAAGAATTGAAAGCCAAGCTCGATCAATTTAAAAAATCTGGAAGAAGTAATTAACTCATTTAATTTCAGATAGCATCTGTAAAGCCATAACACGAACTGGCGCGCATATCATTTAAATGAATTTCAGCATATAAGCAAATTTATTGGTTTACTACACTTTTTGCTCGAAGTCCTTGTAACATCAATATCCCAAATCGGTCTAATAATAAAAACATCAATTCTTAGAGAAGTTATAATGACTCGTTCAATATTCATCATCATAGTTTTCACTTTATTAACCTCAGCGACCAGTAGAGGCGCCGAATTAATTGAGTCTGTAAAAAACACCATTCGCTCAACAACTCCCGAAAAAAGAAAAAAACGGGAAGCTCGTTGGTGGATGAAGCGACATAAATTAAAACTCTCTGAAAAAGCCGCGCTAGGTGATGTAAAACTAGTCTTTCTCGGTGATTCCATCACTCATGCTTGGGATAAATATAAATCTGAATGGGACAAGTATTTTGCGAAGTACAAGGCTCTAAACCTAGGTTACAGTGGTGATCGTACCGAGAATGTGTTATGGCGTCTTGACAACGGTGAAGTTGACGGAATTAATCCAAAAGTACTCGTTATGATGATAGGTACTAATAATGCAGGTCATCGCAAAGAAAAATCGCAGGACACGGCCTTGGGCATAAAGGCGATTTTACAGGAACTGCGTATAAAGCTCCCAGAAACTAAAATCTTGATGCTAGCCATATTCCCAAGAGGGAAAAATGACAATGACGAGCTTCGAAAGTTAACTATGGGAACAAATGAAATCATAAAAACCTACGCAGATGATAAACATATTTTCTACATGAATATCAACAAGATATTTTTAGATCAAGATAGAGTTCTTCATAAAAATGTAATGCGAGACTTTCTACACCCAAATGAAAGCATGTACCCAAAGTGGGATGAAGCAATTCTACCCAAAATTGAGGAATTAATGCAATGAAAAAAATTTTAGCTCATCCATTAAATTTTAATACTTCTATTTTAAGTTTCTGTTTCTTCTTATGCTTTGCGATAAACGCAAACAACAAGCCAAACATCCTGCTAATCATGGCCGATGATATGGGCTATTCCGATATCGGTTGTTTTGGCAGCGAAATACAAACTCCTAATATTGATCGTCTGGCAAATGAAGGGATGCGTTTCCGCCAATTTTATAACAATTCAAAATGTATGACAACACGCGCCTCTTTGGTGACTGGCCTCTACCCCCAAAGAGATAATGGAAAAATCGAAATGTTGGACAGTAGCATGTTCACCATTGCTGATGCCATGAACAAAGCAGGATACTATACTTTTTTAAGCGGCAAATGGCATTTAGGCTCTCGTAAAGGTCATCGCCCTATCGATCGCGGATTTCAGGAATTCTACGGACTCATGGATGGCTGCTCAAACTTCTTTAACCCCGTTCAGCCAGACCCTAAATTCAAGGGTGGAAAAACTCGAGTTTTTGGTCACAATGATAAACTCATTAGAAGTTTCCCGGATGATTACTACGCAACGGATGCCTTCACGGATCATGCCATTGAGCAAATCAAAAAAGCGACTTCTGAAAACAAACCTTTTTTTGGGCACATCACTTACACTGCTCCGCATTACCCACTCCACGCCAAAGCAGAGGATATTGCAAAATATAAAGGCCGATATAAGGAAGGCTGGCATGTGCTAAGAAATGAACGTTACCAAAGAATGATCGAAATGGGAGTAATTTCTGCATCGGTTAAACTCACTCCAGAAGACCCAAGAATGCAAAGCTGGGATTCTCGTAAAAATAAAGACTGGGATCAAAGCCTCATGGAAGTCTACGCTGCTATGGTCGATTCCATGGATCAAAACATCGGTAGAATCCTAAAAACTCTTGATCAAACTGGTGTCAGCGAAAATACACTCGTCCTCTTTATCTCCGATAATGGTGGATGCGCAGAGATGCCTGGTGGCGACAATAATATATCCCACATCCCCGGGCCAAAGGAGTTTTATACCGCATGTGGCCCAAGCTGGGCAAATGCTCAAAATACTCCTTTCAAAAGATATAAAGTTAACATGCACGAAGGCGGCATTTGCACTCCATGTGTCGTTCGTTGGCCCGCTAAAATAAAAGCAAATTCTTGGACTGACTCAATTGCCCATGTCATTGATCTCCAACCCACATGTATGGCGTTAGCAGGACTAGATCCAGTTAAAGACATCCCCTCAGACAAACGCCAACTGGACGGCGAAAACATTCTGAGTATTTTTGAGGGCCAAAACTATGTGCGAGAAAAACCGCTATTCTTCGCTTACGGAAAAACCCGTGCGATGCGTCAGGGCGACTGGAAAATTGTCTATGAAAAAAAATGGCAACTCTTCAATATTTCCGAAGATCGAAGTGAGTTAAATGATATAGCTGACCAACACCCCGAAAAGTTAAAAAAAATGATCTCAAACTGGGACCAATGGGCTCAGCGCACTGGAATAAAAAGAGGAAGGTAAAATCATTTTAGTACAAATTAGTCAAATTTAAAGATTATTTCATAGTTAACTCAAATAAAACCCCACAATGTACATATATCATTATATATAAACAACTTAAGATTTTTAAACTAAGCTATGAACTCCTGATTTGGAATAATAAATATGATTGAAGAAGACAATTTTGGAGTCCTCACACAAGAGGACTTAATTAAAATACAAGAAGACTACAAAAAGCAAAAACTCAAGGACACCCTAACTGGACCTATTATTTCAACTTGTTTGCATGTAATTTTAATTTTAATCGCAAGTCTCTTTAAAGGAGAAATTAAAACAGCTAATGCTAATGTTGAAATTACTCAAAAGGTTGAAGAAATCATCGAAGAACCACCTCCTCCACCTCCTCCACCTCCACCTCCACCCGAACCAGAACTTGAAACCGAATCAGAAACCATTAACCCTGAAATTTCTGAGTCAGTCGATGTCACAGAAGATATTGCCACAGAAGTAGAAGAGATAACAGACGAACCACCTGCAGCTGATGTAATGGACGACATGGAAATAATTTCAGATATTAAACCTTCTACTTCACCTCTCACTTCAGCTAAAATGTTTTCTTCTAGATCACCAAATGCTAAAGCTGTTGCTATTCGTAAATATGGTGGTTCAAGTACCGCTCAACAGTCTCTTGGCAAAGCTCTCGATTGGTTGGCTAAAAATCAAAACCCTGACGGTACTTGGGGACACGGACACCCAGAGGCTATGACGAGCTTAGCTATTCTAACTTATTTAGCTCACGGAGAAACTGGTAAATCAAAACGATATGGTAGTGTAGTAACAAAAGGTATTGCACAACTTTCTGAATGGGGTAATTCAGGACGTTTTCCACTTGGAAAAAGCAAAGAAAGAAATGTTTATGAACATGCTTTAGTAGCTTATGCTCTATCAGAAGCGTATGCAATGACAAATAACTATGCCCTCCAAAATCCAATGAATAAAACGATAAAATTCATTTGTGACAATCAACATGAAAATGGTTCTTACATGTATGGCTATGCGAAAAGTGGTGATTCAAATTTTTCTAATGCTTGTTGGAATTGGCAGGCTTTAAAAGCCGCAAAAGTTGCCGGTTGTACCGTTGAAAATCTATCTAGCACTATAGAGAAATCTATTGCTCATATGAAAAAATATGCCACTGATACAGGCTTCTATTACCGCTTACAAAATAAAGGCAAACGAGATCCTTCAATGAGAGCTGTTGGAGTACTTTGTATGCAATTACTTGGGGAGCAAGATCACCCTGCATGTAGACGATTGGGCGATCTAATCGTCAAAGAAGACGTGAAATTATTGACATGGGAATCTCATGGCAGACACAATGACCCCGCGGGATTTTATCTTTATTGGATGTACTACGCTACTCAAGCTGTTTTTCAAAGAGGCGGTAGCGATTGGAAGTCTTGGAATCAATCATTTCAAAAAATTCTTGTAGAAAATCAACATCCAGATGGCTATTGGCAGAGCCCTGCTGAAGGTATTGAAACGGAAAGAGAAGCAATGAAAGACATAGATAATAAAGTATATTCAACCACACTTTGTGCTTTACAACTCACGGTTTATTATCGATACTTACCATCCTCTGTTTTAAAGAAAACTAATTCCAAAGAATCACAATCTAAAGAATATATAGAGAGCGATGAGGATGTAGATATTTTCTGATTAGCAGCTGTGATATAAAGTTGGATTTCAATTCATCATACACACGCAATAAAAATAACAAATTAGACATTGTAAATAATTGTTAATTAGATGTTTATGATAATTAATCTATAATATTTATAATGAAAAATATCATTCTTTATAACATCTTTGAATCAAGTTTGTCTCATATAATAATATTAACTATTAGATTTTAAAAATACTTCAAAATGAATTACATAAAAACACTTTGCCTGACAATCTTTTGTTTACCAATGATTTCTCTCTGGAGTCAAAACAATGACATAAAAGGCTCACGACCCAATATTATTTTGGTGATGACTGACGATCAGGGTATGGGCGATTTGTCTTGCATGGGAAACAAAGTTCTTGAAACACCACACATAGATAAGTTCTATTCGCAATCCACTCGATTTACTGAATTTCATGTGAGCCCAACTTGTGCCCCAACACGTTCAGCAATAATGACCGGTCGCCATGAATTCCGAAATGGCGTGACCCACACCATAAGCCAGCGGGAACTGATGAATATTAATTACACAACGATGCCTCAAGTTCTACAATCGGCAGGCTATCAAACCGGTATTTTTGGAAAGTGGCACTTAGGTGAATTAGAGCCCTACCCACCTCACAATCGTGGTTTTTCTGAGGTCTTCATTCACGGTGGAGGCGCTATCGGAAAAGCTCACCAGGGAAGCTGTTCGGATTTCCCTCCCAACTTCGAAAATCTTTACTTTGACAATGTTTTTCTTCATAATCAGACCATAGTCCAAACCAAAGGCTTCTGTACAGATGTATTTTTCCAAGCCGCTCTTGGCTGGATTAAAGAACAGCATCAAGCAAATAAGCCCTTCTTTGCTTACATCACGCCAAACGCACCTCATGCACCCATGATCGCCCCAGAGAGATATACCCAACGTTTCATTAAACTCGGTTGGGATAAAGAAACTGCCGGCCGCTATGGAATGATCGAAAACCTCGACGACAACTTTGGACTTCTCATAAGTAAGCTCGAAGAGTGGCAAATTTTAGACAATACCTTAGTCATTTTCATGACGGATAATGGTCAATCGGCTAAGCCTGCCAAATTTAATGGGAAAAAATTAAAAGTTTATAATGCAGGCTTTAAGAGTGGCAAAGGTTCAATTTTCGAAGGCGGATCTCACGTACCTGCCTTTTGGCGTTGGCAAGGAGTATTAAATGAGAGCAAAGATATCAATGCTCTTAGCGCCCATATCGATTTGTTTAAAACCTTTGCTGAACTTGCAGGAGCAAAAATCCCTTATACATGCCAAGATATCGACGGCACAAGCCTCGTTCCACTTCTAGAAAACCCTGAATCAAATTGGCCTGATCGTGAACTCTTCTTTCATCGAGGCAGATGGAAAAAAGGTCAAAACCCTGAAAAATCTAAATCAAAAGGATACGCGGTGCGTACTCAACGTTGGCGCATGGTCGAAAAAAGACTCTATGACATAAGCAATGACCCATACGAATCTAAAGATGTCTCAAAGCAATATCCCGAAGTCATGCAACGCTTAACTCAATCATATGAAAAATGGTGGCATGATACCGTCCCAATGATGATCAACGAAGACCGTCCTTTGTCCAGTGAATTTCCCTATGTGATTCGCTATGAAAAACAAAAAGCAGAACGCGGTATCCCAGATTGGGTACCACCAAAAATTTAACTTTAATCAACGCTACTAAAGGATTAGTAATGCATACCATTAGAAATCTTATAACTTCCACAAGTCTATTCTTTCTTTTGTCAGCCTATTCGGCTGATAATAAAAAACTGGACATCAACAAACCTAACCTTGTAATATTTTTTACAGATGACCAAGGGACACTCGACGTTAATTGTTACGGCTCTAAAGACCTTTACACTCCCAACATGGATAAACTCGCTGAAGATGGCGTGCGCTTTACTCAGGCCTACGCTCATCAGGTCTGCTGTCCTGCTCGTGCCATGCTAATGACAGGTCGCCACCCCCAGCGCAGTAATGTTAATCACTGGACACAAGGTGATGCCAAAGGTCCTAAAACCAGAAATATGAACCTAGAAGAATACACTCTGGCGGAGGCCCTTAAAGATTCGGGTTATAAAACGGCACTCTTTGGCAAATGGCACTTGGGAGCTCACCTTGATTATGGTCCAACTAAGCAGGGATTTGATGAATTTTATGGGATTCGAGGAGGTTTCATCGATAACTACAATCACTACTTCCTTCATGGTGAAGGTTTTCACGATTTATACGAAGGGACAAAAGAAGTCTTTGATGAAGGAAAATACTTCCCTAATTTAGTGACTGATCGTGCGCTTAATTTTATTGATCGAAATAAAAACAATCCATTCTTTCTCTTTCTTGCCTTCAATATCCCCCATTATCCTGAACAAGCAGACCCAAAATTTGACGAACGATATAAAAACATGAAAATGCCTCGTCAATCCTATGCCAAAATGATTTCTACCACCGATGATCACATGGGCCAAATCATGAGTAAATTACAGGAACATGGCATCTATGATAACACCATAATCATATTTATGAGTGATAATGGTCATTCTAGAGAACGGAATCATATAAAATTTGATAATCACAAAAGCGGACTCGCCAAAAACACTAAATATGGCGCCCTTGGCGGAGGTGGAAATACTGGTAAATGGCGTGGAAATAAAAGTAATTTTTATGAAGGTGGGATTCGAGTTCCCGCTATAATTACCTTCCCCAACAAGCTACCCAAAGGCGCGGTTAGAGATCAGGCTATTACAGCAATGGATTGGATGCCTACAGTTTTGGAACTTTGTAATATTGAACCACCAAAAATAAAATTTGATGGCAAGAGCCTCACCCAGGTCATTGCATCGGAGGACAATCCTTCTCCCCATAAAGTGTTAAACTGGCAATGGCATTTGGCCTGGGCTATTCGTCAAGGTAGTTGGAAACTAATGGGTCGCGGCACCGAGCCCACCTTTCTGGGCAATTTGGATGACAAACAGCCTGAGAAAACCAATTATCTAACTGAAAAACCGGAATTAGTAAAGACACTTCACCAGCTTCATAAGCAGTGGGCTTTAGACGTGGATGCTCCACAAAGGAGAAAAAAATGAAACTTTTAACCTACTCAAGGATCTCTCTTAAATTAATTTGTACGATAGCGCTTTTTACTTGTAACTTAATTTCCAAAGAACAAGAAAGACCAAATTTCATTTTCCTTATGGCCGATGATCTAGGCTATGGAGATACAGGGTTTAATGGTAACAAAATTATCAAGACCCCACATTTGGATAATATGGCCAAAGAAGGTGCTCGCTTCACACATTTTTATTCAATAGGCCCCGTTTGCGCCCCTACCCGAGGCTCGGCCTTAACTGGTCGCCACTACATGCGTTATGGCATGATGGATGTAAACGTAGGAAAACTCCCACATCAGGAAATAACTATCGCGCGACTCTGTAAACAACAGGGATATACAACTGGTCACTTCGGCAAATGGCATTTGGGAACCCTCAGTAAAATTGAATCGCCACGACACAAGAACCCCGCCAAAGATTTCGCCCCGCCATGGGAACGAGATTATGACGATGCATTTGCCACTGAAATCTCTGTCCCCACCTGGGATCCCGCAGCTGGTAGATACCCTAAGCATGATAGTCCATATTGGCACAATGGTCAGAAAGTTACCGATAATCTATTAGGTGATGATTCACGAGTTATCATGGATCGTGCCATACCGTTCATACGTAAGGCCGTAACCGACAAAAAATCTTTCATGACGACAATTTGGTTCCATACCCCACATAGCCCGGTGGTCGCTGGCCCTGAATATCTAAAAATGTACGAAGGCTACAAGGAAGGCGAGCAACACTACTACGGTTGTATCACTGCCATGGATGAACAAATCGGCCGTCTTCGTGAAGAATTAAGAAAGCTTAATGTCGATCAAAATACTATCATCTGGTTTTGCTCCGATAATGGCCCCGAAGGCCGTGGAAACCCAAAGAAAAAATATGACGCCTACCACGGCGCCTTTTATGGTACTGCAGGGAAGTTAAGAGGCCGTAAAAGGTCTCTTTACAACGGTGGTGTTTGCGTACCAGCCTTGGTAAGCTGGCCGGGAAAAATAGATGCTGGAAAAGTCATTAATACTCCCTGCTCCACTCTCGACTACCTTGAAAGTACTTTAGCTCAAATGAATGTTAAATACCCAGACTCAAGACCACTTGATGGCGAGAATATTATTCCAATTTTATTGGGAAAAACCAATAAACGCAATAAGCCAATTATATTTGCATCAAAAATCAGTTCACCTAAAACTTCTATTATTCAGGGTGATTACAAATTCTGTTCTAATCTTGACGGGAAAAACAAAGATGAACTCTATCACCTTCACGATGATTTTTCTGAATCAAAAAATATCATAAAAAATCACCAAGAACGCTCAATAACTATGAAAAAAATGATCTATCAATGGCTAGAATCCTGCAATAAGAGTTTTCATGGAAATGATTACAAGGAAAAATACGAAGTCCAGGGAAGCTTTCTCAAGTACAATCAAGCAAATTAGCCAAAAACTCAGCTCATCCATATACACCAATCGTTAAGCCGCCTAAGCAAATTAGGTACATTTAATTCCCTTATTTACAACGTTTAATTGTAACAGCCTCATACGAGCCTTGTCACCTATTTATAATAGACAAATAATCAGGACAAGACCCGGAGATGAAAACAAATAAATTTACATTAATTGAATTGCTCATTGTTGTTGCAATCATTGGTATTTTAGCTTCATTATTGCTACCCGTCTTAAGCAAGGCTCGACAATCTGCTCGAGACATAACTTGTAGAAATAATCTAAAGCAACAGGGGCAGTTATACTATCTTTATGCTGATGATAATGACAGCTCACTCCCTTTGGAATTTGTAGATGCCAATTATCGAAATTCAAACCACATCCGTAGGGGTAATGGTAAATACGTCAACCTTGGACTGATTTATTCTGGTGGTTATTCAATCACTACTGAAACATTGATTGATCCAACATTTGAAAATAACTCAAATAATGAGAAAATGCTTTCCACGGGTAGTGACTCAAGAAAAGACATTGCAAATTTACCAGACGGTGAAGAGAGC from Lentisphaera araneosa HTCC2155 includes:
- a CDS encoding GDSL-type esterase/lipase family protein, translating into MTRSIFIIIVFTLLTSATSRGAELIESVKNTIRSTTPEKRKKREARWWMKRHKLKLSEKAALGDVKLVFLGDSITHAWDKYKSEWDKYFAKYKALNLGYSGDRTENVLWRLDNGEVDGINPKVLVMMIGTNNAGHRKEKSQDTALGIKAILQELRIKLPETKILMLAIFPRGKNDNDELRKLTMGTNEIIKTYADDKHIFYMNINKIFLDQDRVLHKNVMRDFLHPNESMYPKWDEAILPKIEELMQ
- a CDS encoding arylsulfatase, whose protein sequence is MKKILAHPLNFNTSILSFCFFLCFAINANNKPNILLIMADDMGYSDIGCFGSEIQTPNIDRLANEGMRFRQFYNNSKCMTTRASLVTGLYPQRDNGKIEMLDSSMFTIADAMNKAGYYTFLSGKWHLGSRKGHRPIDRGFQEFYGLMDGCSNFFNPVQPDPKFKGGKTRVFGHNDKLIRSFPDDYYATDAFTDHAIEQIKKATSENKPFFGHITYTAPHYPLHAKAEDIAKYKGRYKEGWHVLRNERYQRMIEMGVISASVKLTPEDPRMQSWDSRKNKDWDQSLMEVYAAMVDSMDQNIGRILKTLDQTGVSENTLVLFISDNGGCAEMPGGDNNISHIPGPKEFYTACGPSWANAQNTPFKRYKVNMHEGGICTPCVVRWPAKIKANSWTDSIAHVIDLQPTCMALAGLDPVKDIPSDKRQLDGENILSIFEGQNYVREKPLFFAYGKTRAMRQGDWKIVYEKKWQLFNISEDRSELNDIADQHPEKLKKMISNWDQWAQRTGIKRGR
- a CDS encoding prenyltransferase/squalene oxidase repeat-containing protein, with product MIEEDNFGVLTQEDLIKIQEDYKKQKLKDTLTGPIISTCLHVILILIASLFKGEIKTANANVEITQKVEEIIEEPPPPPPPPPPPPEPELETESETINPEISESVDVTEDIATEVEEITDEPPAADVMDDMEIISDIKPSTSPLTSAKMFSSRSPNAKAVAIRKYGGSSTAQQSLGKALDWLAKNQNPDGTWGHGHPEAMTSLAILTYLAHGETGKSKRYGSVVTKGIAQLSEWGNSGRFPLGKSKERNVYEHALVAYALSEAYAMTNNYALQNPMNKTIKFICDNQHENGSYMYGYAKSGDSNFSNACWNWQALKAAKVAGCTVENLSSTIEKSIAHMKKYATDTGFYYRLQNKGKRDPSMRAVGVLCMQLLGEQDHPACRRLGDLIVKEDVKLLTWESHGRHNDPAGFYLYWMYYATQAVFQRGGSDWKSWNQSFQKILVENQHPDGYWQSPAEGIETEREAMKDIDNKVYSTTLCALQLTVYYRYLPSSVLKKTNSKESQSKEYIESDEDVDIF
- a CDS encoding arylsulfatase, which produces MNYIKTLCLTIFCLPMISLWSQNNDIKGSRPNIILVMTDDQGMGDLSCMGNKVLETPHIDKFYSQSTRFTEFHVSPTCAPTRSAIMTGRHEFRNGVTHTISQRELMNINYTTMPQVLQSAGYQTGIFGKWHLGELEPYPPHNRGFSEVFIHGGGAIGKAHQGSCSDFPPNFENLYFDNVFLHNQTIVQTKGFCTDVFFQAALGWIKEQHQANKPFFAYITPNAPHAPMIAPERYTQRFIKLGWDKETAGRYGMIENLDDNFGLLISKLEEWQILDNTLVIFMTDNGQSAKPAKFNGKKLKVYNAGFKSGKGSIFEGGSHVPAFWRWQGVLNESKDINALSAHIDLFKTFAELAGAKIPYTCQDIDGTSLVPLLENPESNWPDRELFFHRGRWKKGQNPEKSKSKGYAVRTQRWRMVEKRLYDISNDPYESKDVSKQYPEVMQRLTQSYEKWWHDTVPMMINEDRPLSSEFPYVIRYEKQKAERGIPDWVPPKI
- a CDS encoding sulfatase-like hydrolase/transferase codes for the protein MHTIRNLITSTSLFFLLSAYSADNKKLDINKPNLVIFFTDDQGTLDVNCYGSKDLYTPNMDKLAEDGVRFTQAYAHQVCCPARAMLMTGRHPQRSNVNHWTQGDAKGPKTRNMNLEEYTLAEALKDSGYKTALFGKWHLGAHLDYGPTKQGFDEFYGIRGGFIDNYNHYFLHGEGFHDLYEGTKEVFDEGKYFPNLVTDRALNFIDRNKNNPFFLFLAFNIPHYPEQADPKFDERYKNMKMPRQSYAKMISTTDDHMGQIMSKLQEHGIYDNTIIIFMSDNGHSRERNHIKFDNHKSGLAKNTKYGALGGGGNTGKWRGNKSNFYEGGIRVPAIITFPNKLPKGAVRDQAITAMDWMPTVLELCNIEPPKIKFDGKSLTQVIASEDNPSPHKVLNWQWHLAWAIRQGSWKLMGRGTEPTFLGNLDDKQPEKTNYLTEKPELVKTLHQLHKQWALDVDAPQRRKK
- a CDS encoding sulfatase family protein translates to MKLLTYSRISLKLICTIALFTCNLISKEQERPNFIFLMADDLGYGDTGFNGNKIIKTPHLDNMAKEGARFTHFYSIGPVCAPTRGSALTGRHYMRYGMMDVNVGKLPHQEITIARLCKQQGYTTGHFGKWHLGTLSKIESPRHKNPAKDFAPPWERDYDDAFATEISVPTWDPAAGRYPKHDSPYWHNGQKVTDNLLGDDSRVIMDRAIPFIRKAVTDKKSFMTTIWFHTPHSPVVAGPEYLKMYEGYKEGEQHYYGCITAMDEQIGRLREELRKLNVDQNTIIWFCSDNGPEGRGNPKKKYDAYHGAFYGTAGKLRGRKRSLYNGGVCVPALVSWPGKIDAGKVINTPCSTLDYLESTLAQMNVKYPDSRPLDGENIIPILLGKTNKRNKPIIFASKISSPKTSIIQGDYKFCSNLDGKNKDELYHLHDDFSESKNIIKNHQERSITMKKMIYQWLESCNKSFHGNDYKEKYEVQGSFLKYNQAN
- a CDS encoding type II secretion system protein — encoded protein: MKTNKFTLIELLIVVAIIGILASLLLPVLSKARQSARDITCRNNLKQQGQLYYLYADDNDSSLPLEFVDANYRNSNHIRRGNGKYVNLGLIYSGGYSITTETLIDPTFENNSNNEKMLSTGSDSRKDIANLPDGEESKSHYSVRPVYQTSDQPRLTPFTSFISNYALITCGLYPLYDGDLFHQIKGVNAVASDGSAKFVKDQNGWMVNLLTKRGNKRYYDKKNTSKFSPSNDPDPLDLELEGGAWFYLDNAWR